One segment of Planifilum fimeticola DNA contains the following:
- a CDS encoding YigZ family protein — protein MTQPLRYRTVKQYGETEIVIQKSRFIAYASRVESEEEAASFVQEISRRHWDATHNCYAWVVGRGGEMQRSSDDGEPAGTAGRPILEVIRARQLVDTAVVVTRYFGGIKLGAGGLVRAYSQSASAGLDAAGTVIRQLHRAMEITLDYSWMGKVEHALRTSGYDIDPPRFTDKVSWTVWIPAGEEKAFLEHFAEITGGQGTVKEGGMAYRERES, from the coding sequence ATGACCCAACCTTTGCGCTATCGCACGGTCAAACAGTACGGGGAGACGGAGATCGTCATCCAGAAATCCCGCTTCATCGCCTACGCAAGCCGGGTCGAATCGGAGGAGGAAGCCGCCTCCTTCGTCCAGGAAATCTCCCGCCGCCACTGGGACGCCACCCACAACTGCTACGCGTGGGTGGTCGGCCGCGGCGGTGAAATGCAGCGCTCCTCCGATGACGGCGAACCGGCGGGCACGGCCGGCCGGCCGATCCTGGAGGTGATCCGAGCCCGGCAGCTGGTGGACACCGCCGTCGTCGTCACCCGCTATTTCGGGGGCATCAAGCTGGGAGCGGGCGGCTTGGTCCGGGCGTACAGCCAGTCCGCCTCCGCCGGTTTGGACGCGGCCGGGACGGTGATCCGGCAGCTTCACCGGGCGATGGAAATCACCCTGGACTATTCCTGGATGGGCAAAGTAGAGCACGCCCTCCGGACCTCCGGATACGACATCGATCCGCCCCGCTTCACGGACAAGGTGAGTTGGACCGTCTGGATCCCGGCGGGAGAGGAAAAAGCATTTCTGGAACACTTCGCCGAAATCACCGGCGGGCAGGGAACGGTGAAGGAAGGAGGAATGGCGTACCGGGAACGGGAAAGTTAA
- a CDS encoding LCP family protein, which yields MRENEITIEEPFTVLLLGTDVRKETDNWRADVIIVAAVNPKTNSVKMVSIPRDSYVEIANTGGHQDKINSAPYWGKTKGVNPVTNTAETIEKLLNIPIDHYAKVNFKGFIDIVDALGGVDVNVKFDFWEKRLGKQERYYFKKGPMHLNGDQALSYVRMRKRDPKGDLGRNERQREVLVDLMDKGVSLKGLTKINEILNILGENISTSLKVKEMIAMQNLYRKISKDDIESIELNVTYDKVPIGSYNVSIVRISEMERQRVSKILREHLELDPPSSEGQTTDSDTTGNSEESDGGQNQY from the coding sequence TTGCGGGAAAACGAAATAACCATTGAAGAACCTTTCACCGTTCTTCTCCTGGGTACGGACGTGAGGAAAGAAACCGACAATTGGCGGGCCGACGTGATCATCGTCGCCGCAGTCAATCCCAAAACCAATTCCGTCAAGATGGTCAGCATTCCGCGGGACAGCTACGTGGAGATCGCCAACACCGGGGGACATCAGGACAAGATCAACTCCGCACCCTACTGGGGAAAAACAAAAGGGGTGAACCCCGTCACCAACACCGCCGAGACGATCGAGAAGCTCCTGAACATTCCCATCGACCACTACGCCAAGGTGAACTTCAAGGGATTCATCGATATCGTGGATGCCCTGGGCGGAGTGGACGTCAACGTGAAATTCGATTTCTGGGAGAAAAGGCTGGGCAAACAGGAGCGGTACTACTTTAAAAAGGGACCGATGCATCTGAACGGCGATCAGGCCTTGTCCTACGTCCGCATGCGGAAGCGGGATCCCAAGGGGGATCTCGGCCGGAACGAGCGGCAGCGGGAAGTGCTGGTCGACCTCATGGACAAGGGCGTCAGCCTCAAGGGCTTGACCAAAATCAACGAGATCCTGAACATCCTGGGCGAAAACATCTCCACCAGCCTCAAGGTCAAGGAAATGATCGCCATGCAAAACTTGTACCGGAAGATCTCAAAGGATGACATCGAATCGATCGAACTGAACGTCACCTACGATAAAGTTCCGATCGGCTCATACAATGTCTCGATCGTGCGGATCAGTGAAATGGAACGGCAGCGGGTCAGCAAAATCCTCCGGGAGCATCTGGAGCTGGATCCCCCCTCCTCGGAAGGACAGACCACGGATTCAGACACCACCGGCAACTCTGAGGAAAGCGATGGAGGTCAGAACCAGTACTAA